A region from the Corylus avellana chromosome ca7, CavTom2PMs-1.0 genome encodes:
- the LOC132188328 gene encoding BTB/POZ domain-containing protein At5g03250-like has translation MACMKVGSKSEVFHLDGQTWICSTGLPTDVIIEVGERTFHLHKFPLLSRSGVLENVIGELSGEDEKCVLQLHDIPGGAKTFLLVAKFCYGVRIELTALNVVNLRCAAEYLEMTEDYGEGNLIAQTESFLNEIFGYWTDSIKALETCEEVLPHAEEVHIVSRCINSLAVKACADPSLFSWPMSGRSALEGPDGSVIWNGICTTAKPHTVSEDWWYEDVSFLRLPLYKRLILAVGSRGMKPERISGSVVYYAKRHLPLLGRQSSFQTGNSVAPGSTISALSDVDQRSLLEEIEELLPNQKGVTPTNYLLRLLRTAMILHASPSCLENLEKRVGAQLDQAALEDLLIPNMGYSVETLYDIDCIQRILDHFMLADHDSVDSTSNSIVYEGQLMGGCHSLTPMTMVANLVDGYLAEVAPDVNLKSPKFQSLAAVIPDYARPLDDGIYRAIDIFLKAHPWLTDSEREQICRLMNCQKLSLEASTHAAQNERLPLRVIVQVLFFEQLRLRTSVAGWVFVSDNLENSQNPSGNLALARNNVSAQAGATGNQLVAVDDMRERVSELEKECFGMKQEIEKLVKTKGGWNAILKKFAFKLKTKPYDPKASKPSSNSKASAASIAPLVNGGEHHDNGELLD, from the exons ATGGCGTGCATGAAGGTGGGGTCCAAATCTGAAGTCTTTCACCTTGATGGCCAAACCTG GATTTGCTCAACTGGGCTTCCTACCGACGTCATCATTGAAGTTGGAGAGAGGACCTTCCATCTCCACAAG TTCCCCTTGCTGTCCAGAAGTGGAGTATTAGAAAACGTTATTGGAGAGCTTTCTGGCGAGGATGAGAAGTGTGTTTTGCAGCTCCATGACATCCCTGGAGGAGCCAAAACCTTTCTGCTTGTAGCCAAGTTCTGTTATGGTGTTAGAATAGAGCTCACTGCACTCAATGTAGTCAATCTTAGGTGTGCAGCTGAGTATCTTGAGATGACTGAAGACTATGGAGAGGGAAATCTCATCGCCCAAACAGAAAGTTTTCtaaatgaaatttttggttACTGGACGGACTCGATTAAAGCTCTTGAGACCTGTGAGGAGGTTCTCCCACATGCAGAGGaagttcatattgtttcaagaTGCATTAATTCTTTGGCAGTGAAAGCTTGTGCAGATCCAAGTTTGTTTAGTTGGCCCATGTCAGGACGCAGCGCTCTGGAAGGCCCAGATGGATCTGTAATTTGGAATGGAATATGCACAACAGCTAAGCCACATACTGTCAGTGAAGATTGGTGGTATGAAGATGTGTCCTTTCTGAGATTGCCTCTGTATAAAAGACTGATTTTGGCTGTTGGATCAAGAGGCATGAAGCCAGAGAGAATTTCCGGGTCTGTTGTCTACTACGCAAAGAGGCATCTCCCCTTGTTGGGTAGGCAATCAAGCTTTCAGACTGGAAACTCTGTTGCCCCAGGATCAACTATTTCTGCCCTATCTGATGTAGATCAAAGGAGTCTCCTTGAAGAAATAGAGGAGTTACTACCCAACCAAAAGGGTGTGACACCAACCAACTACCTGCTTAGGCTTTTGCGAACAGCAATGATTTTACATGCTAGCCCATCATGTCTTGAGAATTTAGAGAAAAGGGTTGGTGCTCAGTTGGATCAAGCAGCTCTTGAAGATCTTCTGATACCAAACATGGGGTACTCAGTGGAGACCCTTTATGATATTGACTGCATTCAGCGGATTCTTGATCACTTCATGCTCGCGGATCATGATTCTGTTGATTCTACTTCTAATTCTATAGTGTATGAGGGGCAGTTGATGGGAGGTTGCCATTCACTAACCCCCATGACAATGGTGGCTAATCTGGTGGATGGTTATCTAGCCGAGGTGGCACCTGATGTTAACTTGAAGTCACCGAAATTTCAGTCTCTTGCCGCTGTTATCCCAGATTATGCCAGGCCATTAGATGATGGAATTTACCGTGCAATTGATATATTCCTCAAG GCTCATCCCTGGCTAACAGACTCTGAAAGGGAACAAATCTGCAGGCTCATGAACTGCCAGAAGCTCTCCTTGGAAGCCAGCACCCATGCAGCCCAGAACGAGAGGTTGCCACTTCGTGTCATTGTCCAAGTATTATTCTTTGAACAACTTCGGCTCCGCACCTCTGTTGCTGGTTGGGTCTTTGTCTCCGACAACCTTGAGAACTCACAAAATCCCAGTGGGAATCTTGCTCTGGCCAGAAACAATGTCTCTGCCCAAGCAGGCGCCACAGGAAACCAACTTGTAGCAGTTGATGACATGAGGGAACGCGTTTCTGAGCTTGAGAAAGAATGCTTCGGCATGAAACAAGAGATCGAGAAGCTGGTGAAAACAAAGGGGGGTTGGAACGCAATCTTGAAAAAGTTTGCTTTCAAACTAAAGACCAAGCCCTATGATCCAAAAGCATCGAAGCCCAGCAGTAATTCAAAAGCATCGGCAGCATCAATAGCACCACTTGTGAATGGAGGAGAACACCATGACAATGGTGAATTGCTAGACTGA